The sequence CGGCGTCGCTTATGAAACCGTCACCAACGACAAAGGTCATCTGCCACTGTTGACCCCGATGAGCGAAGTCGCAGGTCGTATGGCTGTGCAAATCGGCGCGTATTATCTAGAAAAAGTCAACGGCGGACGCGGCGTATTGATGGGCGGCGTTCCCGGAGTTGAACCGGCGCAGGTGACCATCTTGGGCGGCGGCGTGGTCGGCACCAACGCCTGCAAGATGGCAGTGGGACTTGGCGCAGCCGTCACGCTGATTGACCGCGACCTCGACCGATTGCGCTACCTTGATGATATTTTCGGAAGCCGCATTCGCACGCTGGCTTCCAATCCTTACACCATTGCCGCATCGGTAGCGCAATCGGATTTGGTTATCGGCGGCGTTCTCGTGCCGGGGGCGGCGGCTCCGCGACTGGTCACCCGCGATATGCTTAAAACCATGCCGACGGCTTCGGTGATTGTTGACGTTGCGGTTGACCAGGGCGGTTGCATCGAAACTACCAAAGTCACAACCCACAGCAACCCGACTTACTTTGTTGACGGGGTGTTGCATTACGGCGTCGCGAATATGCCGGGCGCGGTGCCGCGCACCTCGACCTTTGCGCTGACGAATGTGACCATGCCGTTTGCCGTGAAGCTTGCCAATCTCGGTGTGGTTGAAGCCATCAAACGCGACCCGCATCTCAAACGCGGCGTCAATACTTTTAAAGGCAAATGCGTTTACGAAGCTGTCGCCATTGATCAAGGCATCGAATACACGCCGATTGACAGTTTGATTTAATCCAGGTTGTCGGTTGTTCAAAAAGGGGATTAGCCTGTGGTAAAGCCACAGGCTAATCCCCGCAGCGCCTCCCGCGCCTTTCTTTGCGTTTTGGCGTGAAATAGCTTTTATTCACCTACACCAGCCTGGTTGTTGTTCCTTCTTGAACTTTTACCTTGCCCGATACTTTTTAAGACTTTTTCGGTCGCATTCAAATCAAAACCTTGAAACTGATTTCAGGAGATATTTATGCGATTGATGAGAGCCGCGTTTATTGTCACTCTACTTTCGGTTATCGCCGTCGGTTTAACCATCAAATTCAAATCCGGAGCGCACGCATTCAGATTCAACGAAGGCGGTCAAAATAAGACCTTCACGGTTGATGGCGTCGAACGAACCGCGATTATCTACGCCAATACGGAAGCCGCGCCGAAAGCGGGCGTGCCGGTGGTGTTTTTCTTTCACGGACACGGCGGCAATTCACGCAACATTGACCGTCGCTACCAGCTAAACACCCTCTGGCGTGAAGCGGTGTGTGTTTATCCGCAAGGACTCACGGGCGTGCAAGGCATTACCGACCCGGAAGGCAAAAAAACCGGCTGGCAAAAAAATCCCGGTGAACTCGGCGACCGCGATGTGAAATTTTTTGA comes from Acidobacteriota bacterium and encodes:
- the ald gene encoding alanine dehydrogenase is translated as MKIGLPKEVKDNENRVGLTPAGVKALTDAGHAVLVQKSAGEGSGITDAEYAQAGGHLVDPAAEAWDVDMVVKVKEPIPAEYGFLRENLLLFTYLHLAPARELTKALLDSGTIGVAYETVTNDKGHLPLLTPMSEVAGRMAVQIGAYYLEKVNGGRGVLMGGVPGVEPAQVTILGGGVVGTNACKMAVGLGAAVTLIDRDLDRLRYLDDIFGSRIRTLASNPYTIAASVAQSDLVIGGVLVPGAAAPRLVTRDMLKTMPTASVIVDVAVDQGGCIETTKVTTHSNPTYFVDGVLHYGVANMPGAVPRTSTFALTNVTMPFAVKLANLGVVEAIKRDPHLKRGVNTFKGKCVYEAVAIDQGIEYTPIDSLI